One Actinoplanes missouriensis 431 DNA segment encodes these proteins:
- a CDS encoding ABC transporter permease translates to MDAFLGIILRRLSALIPLMLGIILFIFLVMALSPNDAALSVLGDQATPEQIAAFNQVNGLDQPLLVRYADYLWGLLHGDLGQTFSLNAPITGIIGDALPVTLQLTALGVGLAVVLALVLGITGALYRDRWPDQVMRLVSMAGISIPSFWLAILLIQRLSTIGGGSLPSGHYVAPSESVGQWFQHLILPAMALAVPTGCALARVVRTSMVEELDRDYVRTAIGAGLPPVVVVGRNVLRNALLTPLTVLGLQVGYLIGGAVIIETIFTLPGMGTQIMSAVQQNDIGLARGVVITIALGFVVVNLVVDLLYLAANPRMRGAH, encoded by the coding sequence GTGGACGCGTTTCTCGGCATCATCCTGCGCCGGTTGTCCGCGCTCATCCCATTGATGCTCGGCATCATCCTCTTCATCTTCCTGGTCATGGCGCTGTCACCGAACGACGCCGCCCTCTCGGTACTCGGCGACCAGGCCACCCCGGAGCAGATCGCCGCGTTCAACCAGGTCAACGGGCTCGATCAGCCGCTGCTGGTCCGCTATGCCGACTACCTGTGGGGGCTGCTGCACGGCGACCTCGGGCAGACGTTCTCGCTGAACGCGCCGATCACCGGCATCATCGGCGACGCGCTGCCGGTGACCCTGCAGCTGACCGCGCTCGGCGTCGGCCTGGCCGTGGTGCTGGCCCTGGTCCTCGGCATCACCGGCGCGCTCTACCGGGACCGCTGGCCGGACCAGGTGATGCGGCTGGTCTCGATGGCCGGCATCTCGATCCCGTCGTTCTGGCTGGCCATCCTGCTGATCCAGCGACTGTCCACGATCGGCGGCGGGTCCCTGCCCAGCGGGCACTACGTGGCGCCGTCCGAATCGGTCGGTCAGTGGTTCCAGCACCTGATCCTGCCGGCGATGGCGCTGGCCGTGCCGACCGGCTGCGCGCTGGCCCGGGTGGTGCGCACCTCGATGGTGGAGGAGCTGGACCGGGACTACGTGCGTACCGCGATCGGCGCCGGCCTGCCGCCGGTCGTGGTGGTCGGGCGCAACGTGCTGCGCAACGCCCTGCTGACCCCGCTCACCGTCCTCGGGCTGCAGGTCGGCTACCTGATCGGCGGCGCGGTGATCATCGAAACGATCTTCACGCTGCCCGGCATGGGCACCCAGATCATGAGCGCCGTCCAGCAGAACGACATCGGCCTGGCCCGCGGCGTCGTGATCACCATCGCGCTCGGCTTCGTCGTGGTGAACCTCGTCGTCGACCTGCTCTACCTGGCGGCCAACCCCCGCATGCGAGGAGCCCACTGA
- a CDS encoding dipeptide/oligopeptide/nickel ABC transporter permease/ATP-binding protein, with protein MIDAIRRLPVTAKICLGFLLLVVAVAIAAPWLVRHDPTQVALAAPSTGPNGDYWFGVDRLGRDIYSRLVAGTPRSLIVGFGSAGLALLVGAVLGAVAATSRKAVDETVMRLLDIVMAFPTIVLAAILVVAYGNDSLTVLVGAIGFVLIPQIARLVRANVAAQYQEDYVAAERVIGAGRRHILLRHVARNCAAPILVYATIMVANAIVFEASLSFIGGGLQAEAGPSSWGSVIAYGQQLLASGGWWATFFPGLLILLTVLCLNILAEGISDAWAAPATRRRSGAGPADFEPAGGDEPVTALPGLGEAAARLAAAARPPVTEAPILSVRDLRVGFAASHRGVDIVDGISFDVRPGEVLGLIGESGCGKSLTALTVMGLQPRGARVGGTIGFGDADLLTMSAAQRRQVMGRRISMIYQDALSALNPSMTVRAQLKQVIRRGGVRTAEELMTLVGLDPGRTLPSYPHELSGGQRQRVVIAMALARDPELVVADEPTTALDVTVQAQVIQLLLRLRAELGFALILVSHDLALVSDVCDRIAVMYGGRIVEEGRTADVLAAPTHHYTRGLLGSVLSLEAQAPRLVQIRGTVPSPADFPAGCRFADRCPRATRVCADERPPLADVNGHPAACHHPALVLEVTRHD; from the coding sequence ATGATCGACGCAATCCGGCGGCTCCCGGTGACCGCCAAGATCTGTCTCGGCTTCCTGCTGCTGGTCGTCGCGGTCGCGATCGCGGCGCCCTGGCTGGTCCGCCACGACCCGACCCAGGTCGCCCTCGCCGCCCCGTCGACCGGCCCGAACGGCGACTACTGGTTCGGCGTCGACCGGCTCGGCCGCGACATCTACTCCCGGCTGGTCGCCGGCACGCCCCGCTCGCTGATCGTCGGGTTCGGCTCGGCCGGTCTGGCGCTGCTGGTCGGCGCGGTCCTCGGGGCCGTCGCCGCGACCAGCCGCAAGGCCGTCGACGAGACGGTGATGCGGCTGCTGGACATCGTGATGGCGTTCCCGACCATCGTGCTCGCCGCGATCCTGGTCGTCGCGTACGGCAACGACAGCCTCACGGTCCTGGTCGGCGCGATCGGGTTCGTCCTGATCCCGCAGATCGCCCGCCTGGTCCGCGCCAACGTGGCCGCGCAGTACCAGGAGGACTACGTCGCCGCGGAACGGGTGATCGGCGCCGGCCGCCGGCACATCCTGCTGCGGCACGTGGCCCGCAACTGCGCCGCCCCGATCCTGGTCTACGCCACCATCATGGTCGCCAACGCGATCGTCTTCGAGGCGTCGCTGTCGTTCATCGGCGGCGGGCTGCAGGCCGAGGCGGGTCCGTCGTCGTGGGGCAGCGTCATCGCGTACGGCCAGCAGCTGCTCGCCAGCGGCGGGTGGTGGGCGACCTTCTTCCCCGGCCTGCTGATCCTGCTGACCGTGCTGTGCCTCAACATCCTGGCCGAGGGCATCTCCGACGCCTGGGCCGCGCCCGCCACGCGGCGGCGCTCCGGCGCGGGCCCGGCCGACTTCGAGCCGGCCGGCGGCGACGAGCCGGTCACCGCGCTGCCCGGCCTCGGCGAGGCCGCCGCACGACTGGCGGCCGCCGCGCGGCCGCCGGTCACCGAGGCGCCGATCCTGTCGGTACGCGACCTGCGGGTCGGTTTCGCCGCCAGCCACCGCGGTGTGGACATCGTCGACGGCATCAGCTTCGACGTGCGTCCCGGCGAGGTGCTCGGCCTGATCGGCGAGTCCGGCTGCGGCAAGTCGCTGACCGCGCTCACCGTGATGGGCCTGCAGCCGCGCGGCGCCCGGGTCGGCGGCACGATCGGGTTCGGCGATGCCGACCTGCTCACGATGAGCGCCGCCCAGCGCCGGCAGGTGATGGGCCGCCGGATCTCGATGATCTACCAGGACGCGCTGTCCGCGCTGAACCCGTCGATGACGGTGCGTGCCCAGCTCAAGCAGGTCATCCGGCGCGGCGGTGTGCGTACCGCCGAGGAGCTGATGACGCTCGTCGGGCTGGATCCGGGGCGGACGCTTCCGTCGTACCCGCATGAGTTGTCCGGCGGGCAGCGCCAGCGCGTGGTGATCGCCATGGCGCTGGCCCGCGACCCCGAGCTGGTCGTCGCGGACGAGCCGACCACCGCGCTCGACGTGACAGTGCAGGCCCAGGTGATCCAGCTGCTGCTGCGGCTACGCGCCGAGCTCGGCTTCGCCCTGATCCTCGTCTCGCACGACCTGGCCCTGGTCAGCGACGTCTGCGACCGGATCGCCGTGATGTACGGCGGCCGCATCGTCGAGGAGGGCCGCACCGCGGACGTGCTCGCCGCGCCGACCCACCACTACACCCGCGGCCTGCTCGGCTCGGTGCTCTCGCTCGAGGCGCAGGCGCCCCGGCTGGTGCAGATCCGCGGAACCGTGCCGTCACCCGCCGACTTCCCGGCCGGA